Proteins co-encoded in one Streptomyces sp. NBC_01283 genomic window:
- a CDS encoding aldehyde dehydrogenase family protein, whose protein sequence is MTSTTSAFEYAPAPESRSVVDIAPSYGLFIDGEFVEAADGKVFKTVSPSTEEVLSEVAQASSEDVDRAVKAARKAFEKWSALPGAERAKYLFRIARIIQERSRELAVLETLDNGKPIKETRDADLPLVAAHFFYYAGWADKLDHAGYGADPRPLGVAGQVIPWNFPLLMLAWKIAPALATGNTVVLKPAETTPLSALFFADICRQAGLPKGVVNILPGYGDAGAALTAHPDVNKVAFTGSTAVGKAIARQVAGTDKKVTLELGGKGANIVFDDAPIDQAVEGIVTGIFFNQGQVCCAGSRLLVQESVQDEVLDALKRRLTTLRLGDPLDKNTDIGAINSAEQLARITALTETGEAEGAERWSAPCELPSSGYWFAPTLFTNVTQAHTVARDEIFGPVLSVLTFRTPEEAVAKANNTQYGLSAGIWTEKGSRILAVADRLRAGVIWANTFNKFDPTSPFGGYKESGYGREGGRHGLEAYLDV, encoded by the coding sequence ATGACTTCCACGACTTCAGCTTTTGAGTACGCCCCCGCACCGGAGTCCCGCTCCGTCGTCGACATCGCGCCGTCGTACGGCCTGTTCATCGACGGCGAGTTCGTGGAAGCGGCCGACGGCAAGGTCTTCAAGACCGTCTCGCCCTCCACCGAAGAGGTCCTCTCCGAGGTCGCGCAGGCATCCTCCGAGGACGTCGACCGCGCGGTGAAGGCCGCCCGCAAGGCCTTCGAGAAGTGGTCGGCGCTGCCGGGCGCCGAGCGCGCCAAGTACCTCTTCCGGATCGCGCGGATCATCCAGGAGCGCAGCCGCGAACTGGCCGTCCTGGAGACGCTCGACAACGGAAAGCCCATCAAGGAGACGCGCGACGCGGACCTCCCGCTGGTCGCCGCGCACTTCTTCTACTACGCGGGCTGGGCCGACAAGCTCGACCACGCCGGGTACGGCGCGGACCCGCGGCCGCTCGGTGTCGCGGGCCAGGTCATCCCCTGGAACTTCCCGCTCCTGATGCTGGCCTGGAAGATCGCCCCGGCCCTCGCGACGGGCAACACGGTCGTCCTGAAGCCCGCCGAGACCACTCCCCTGAGCGCCCTGTTCTTCGCGGACATCTGCCGCCAGGCGGGCCTGCCCAAGGGCGTCGTCAACATCCTTCCCGGGTACGGCGACGCGGGCGCCGCCCTCACCGCCCACCCGGACGTGAACAAGGTCGCCTTCACCGGCTCGACCGCCGTCGGCAAGGCCATCGCGCGCCAGGTCGCGGGCACGGACAAGAAGGTCACGCTCGAACTGGGCGGCAAGGGCGCGAACATCGTCTTCGACGACGCCCCCATCGACCAGGCCGTCGAGGGCATCGTCACCGGCATCTTCTTCAACCAGGGCCAGGTCTGCTGCGCCGGTTCGCGTCTCCTCGTACAGGAGTCGGTCCAGGACGAGGTGCTCGACGCCCTCAAGCGGCGTCTGACGACCCTGCGTCTGGGCGACCCGCTGGACAAGAACACGGACATCGGCGCGATCAACTCCGCCGAGCAGCTCGCCCGCATCACCGCGCTCACCGAGACGGGCGAGGCGGAGGGCGCCGAGCGCTGGTCCGCCCCGTGCGAACTGCCCTCGTCCGGCTACTGGTTCGCGCCGACGCTCTTCACGAACGTCACGCAGGCGCACACCGTCGCCCGCGACGAGATCTTCGGCCCGGTGCTCTCGGTCCTCACCTTCCGTACGCCGGAAGAGGCCGTCGCCAAGGCCAACAACACGCAGTACGGCCTCTCCGCCGGCATCTGGACGGAGAAGGGCTCGCGCATCCTCGCGGTCGCCGACCGCCTGCGCGCGGGCGTCATCTGGGCCAACACGTTCAACAAGTTCGACCCGACCTCGCCCTTCGGCGGCTACAAGGAATCGGGTTACGGCCGCGAGGGCGGCCGCCACGGCCTGGAGGCTTACCTCGATGTCTGA
- a CDS encoding aldehyde dehydrogenase family protein: MSERLSVFKTYKLYVGGKFPRSESGRVYEVTDSKGKWLANAPLSSRKDARDAVVAARKAQGGWAGKTAYLRGQILYRVAEMLEGRKDQFVREVAEAEGLSKSKAAAVVDAAIDRWVWYAGWTDKIAQIVGGGNPVAGPFFNLSSPEPTGVVTVVAPQKSSFLGLVSVIAPVIATGNTAVVIASEDSPLPALSLGEVLATSDLPGGVVNILSGRTAEITPSLAAHQDVNAIDLAGVDDDVLAKELEVAAADNLKRVVRPQPVDWSADPGTHRLTAFLETKTVWHPTGSLGASGSSY, encoded by the coding sequence ATGTCTGAGCGTTTGAGTGTCTTCAAGACCTACAAGCTGTACGTAGGGGGCAAGTTCCCCCGCAGCGAGAGCGGCCGGGTGTACGAGGTGACCGACTCAAAGGGCAAGTGGCTGGCCAACGCCCCGCTCTCGTCCCGCAAGGACGCGCGTGACGCGGTGGTCGCCGCGCGCAAGGCGCAGGGCGGCTGGGCGGGCAAGACGGCCTACCTGCGCGGTCAGATCCTCTACCGCGTCGCGGAGATGCTGGAGGGCCGCAAGGACCAGTTCGTCCGCGAGGTCGCCGAGGCGGAGGGGCTGTCCAAGTCCAAGGCCGCCGCGGTCGTCGACGCGGCGATCGACCGCTGGGTCTGGTACGCGGGCTGGACCGACAAGATCGCCCAGATCGTGGGCGGCGGCAACCCGGTCGCGGGCCCCTTCTTCAACCTCTCCTCGCCGGAGCCGACGGGTGTGGTGACGGTCGTCGCCCCGCAGAAGTCGTCGTTCCTCGGCCTGGTCTCGGTCATCGCCCCGGTGATCGCGACGGGCAACACCGCCGTCGTGATCGCCAGCGAGGACTCCCCGCTCCCGGCGCTCTCGCTGGGCGAGGTGCTCGCCACCTCCGACCTGCCGGGCGGCGTCGTGAACATCCTGTCCGGCCGTACGGCGGAGATCACCCCGTCGCTCGCCGCGCACCAGGACGTGAACGCGATCGACCTCGCGGGCGTCGACGACGACGTACTGGCGAAGGAGCTTGAGGTCGCCGCGGCGGACAACCTCAAGCGCGTCGTCCGTCCACAGCCTGTGGACTGGTCGGCGGATCCGGGCACGCACCGCCTGACGGCCTTCCTGGAGACCAAGACGGTCTGGCACCCCACTGGTTCGCTCGGCGCGTCCGGCTCCTCGTACTGA
- a CDS encoding TetR/AcrR family transcriptional regulator has product MAGQKKDGKAVPDKSLWERLDKPAAAPRASLSLERIGAVAVRVADAEGLAAVTMRRLATELGVAPMAAYRHVSGKDDLWALMAERVAAEHRIPDELTEWREVLHAFALLTREMMLRHPWVGQLPTALFVLTPGRMAIAERQLAALDGLGLDEDSMMAAFRTVSAYAHGAASSETALREWTRSEGWSSGDETRMGLAPQMTYLMGTGRYPTYRRYGLRSRRKDDATWMFETGLECVLDGIAARFGI; this is encoded by the coding sequence GTGGCTGGCCAGAAGAAGGACGGCAAGGCGGTGCCGGACAAGTCGCTCTGGGAGCGCCTCGATAAGCCGGCCGCCGCGCCCCGCGCATCGCTGTCCCTGGAGCGGATCGGCGCCGTGGCGGTGCGGGTGGCCGACGCGGAGGGCCTCGCCGCCGTCACCATGCGACGGCTCGCCACCGAGCTGGGGGTCGCGCCCATGGCGGCGTACCGGCACGTCTCGGGCAAGGACGACCTGTGGGCGCTGATGGCCGAGCGGGTGGCGGCCGAGCACCGGATCCCCGATGAGCTGACCGAATGGCGTGAGGTGCTGCACGCCTTCGCCCTGCTGACGCGGGAGATGATGCTGCGCCACCCGTGGGTGGGTCAGCTGCCCACGGCTCTCTTCGTGCTCACGCCGGGCCGGATGGCCATCGCCGAGCGGCAGTTGGCGGCGCTCGACGGCCTCGGGCTCGACGAGGACTCGATGATGGCGGCCTTCCGCACGGTCAGCGCCTACGCGCACGGCGCGGCCTCGTCCGAGACGGCCCTGCGGGAGTGGACGCGGTCCGAGGGCTGGTCGTCGGGCGACGAGACCCGGATGGGCCTCGCACCGCAGATGACGTACCTCATGGGCACCGGCCGCTACCCCACCTACCGGCGCTACGGCCTGCGCTCGCGCCGCAAGGACGACGCCACGTGGATGTTCGAGACGGGCCTCGAATGCGTCCTGGACGGGATCGCGGCACGGTTCGGCATCTGA